A section of the Oncorhynchus tshawytscha isolate Ot180627B linkage group LG09, Otsh_v2.0, whole genome shotgun sequence genome encodes:
- the LOC112258054 gene encoding hepatocyte cell adhesion molecule-like → MKAEREALSKAIAAPQLLLLWCLLVLSQSGSVEGVNITSPGSLIRGTLGGEALLSVRYSSSSPDAPVIKWQLKRDDKPVTVVQSIGTEIIGNLRPEYRDRILVFENGTLLLHNLKLSDEGTYEVEISITDDTFTGEGSIDLTVDEPISRPYVHMEASSVLELSEHFTLNCSHDNGTNAKYSWQKGGKPLTNETRLQLSPDQKLLTIVRVLMVDDDIYGCMVENPIGSMKSLPIKLTIYRRSSLYIILSTGGIFLLITLVTVCACWGPSKKERQKRQMKPRGLAGLPRHLIEHPDYSQINHAVRVLPKIMTEHERKNPVALYILKKDSPQEDHDSPSNIGLGLPSVPPRSPPSYSSSLPPSHSPDPPARSSRRYPRTPVSSPFTSQQQVAEQNRHPLPTPH, encoded by the exons GAAGTGTCGAGGGGGTCAACATCACCAGCCCTGGCTCCCTGATCCGGGGGACGTTGGGCGGGGAGGCACTCCTCTCCGTCCGCTACAGCAGCTCCAGCCCCGACGCGCCTGTCATCAAGTGGCAGCTGAAGAGGGACGACAAGCCTGTCACTGTGGTCCAGTCCATTGGCACCGAGATCATTGGGAACCTGAGGCCAGAGTACCGGGACCGCATCCTGGTGTTTGAGAATGGCACCCTCCTGCTCCACAACCTCAAGCTCTCAGATGAGGGCACCTACGAAGTGGAGATTTCAATCACGGATGATACATTCACTGGAGAAGGGAGTATCGACCTAACTGTGGATG AGCCCATATCCAGGCCTTATGTCCACATGGAGGCCTCCTCAGTGCTGGAGCTCAGCGAGCACTTTACCCTCAACTGCTCCCACGACAATGGAACCAATGCCAAGTACAGCTGGCAGAAAGGCGGTAAACCGCTGACCAATGAGACGCGCCTGCAGTTGTCACCTGACCAGAAGCTCTTGACAATTGTGCGGGTGCTGATGGTGGATGATGACATCTACGGCTGCATGGTGGAGAACCCTATTGGCAGCATGAAGAGCCTGCCCATTAAACTCACTATCTACA GGAGGAGTTCCCTCTACATCATTCTCTCCACCGGGGGTATTTTTCTTCTCATCACCTTGGTTACAGTATGCGCCTGCTGGGGGCCTTCCAAGAA AGAACGTCAGAAACGGCAAATGAAGCCCAGAGGTTTGGCAGGCCTGCCAAGGCATTTAATAGAACACCCTGATTATTCCCAAATCAATCATGCAG TTCGAGTTTTACCAAAAATTATGACTGAACATGAACGCAAGAATCCAGTGGCACTCTACATCCTCAAAAAG GATTCCCCTCAGGAAGACCATGACTCCCCCAGCAACATAGGCCTGGGCCTCCCCTCTGTACCACCTAGAAGCCCTCCCAGCTACAGCAGCTCCCTGCCCCCCTCACACTCCCCTGACCCCCCTGCCCGCTCTTCTCGCAGGTACCCTCGCACCCCAGTAAGCTCCCCCTTCACATCACAACAACAAGTTGCAGAGCAAAACCgccaccccctccccaccccgCACTAG